Proteins encoded within one genomic window of Pseudomonas cannabina:
- a CDS encoding trypsin-like peptidase domain-containing protein translates to MKLLAPGANTALANAHCTWNLESGKSSVFGEYAAVALLPVNEKRLPMGDPALLHQEQNWMEWSGGPQNVGCTLKLDRLPAGSDRVLLMVYVFAATGPVSEIASLHLQVDSDIEHRLDLRSNGEAAIIIGEFYKRNEQWKFRALSEGSAYGLSALGRKIGLEVDDRHPRRPSGGSGGGPRHESATGTAFVVGPAHVMTCAHVIEDMSVFHINSLDGRYKAEPVVIDRRNDIALLRVQGAPLLSPVTFRDGQGCEPGDNVAVLGYPLASISGGGLQVTQGGISGLFGLHNDASLFQFTAPIQPGSSGSPLFDNGGGVIGMVTSTVPDGQNMNFAVKSALLLSFLQACRIDAPHARPERSYTTTEISRIAQSSLWLVEASRQ, encoded by the coding sequence TTGAAGCTTCTGGCGCCAGGTGCAAACACTGCTTTAGCGAACGCTCACTGCACCTGGAATCTGGAGAGCGGCAAGTCTTCGGTTTTTGGTGAATACGCCGCCGTTGCGTTGCTGCCGGTCAACGAAAAGCGCCTGCCGATGGGCGATCCGGCGCTGTTGCATCAAGAGCAAAACTGGATGGAATGGAGCGGCGGCCCGCAGAACGTGGGCTGTACGCTCAAGCTGGATCGGCTTCCTGCAGGCAGCGATCGCGTGTTGCTGATGGTGTATGTTTTCGCAGCGACCGGCCCGGTCAGCGAGATTGCCAGCCTGCATCTGCAAGTGGACAGCGACATCGAGCATCGCCTCGATCTGCGCAGTAACGGCGAAGCGGCGATCATCATCGGCGAGTTCTATAAACGTAACGAGCAATGGAAGTTTCGTGCATTGAGCGAAGGCTCGGCGTATGGGCTTTCGGCGTTGGGGCGCAAGATCGGTCTGGAAGTGGACGATCGACACCCACGCCGTCCGTCGGGCGGCTCGGGCGGCGGGCCACGGCACGAATCGGCGACCGGCACCGCGTTTGTGGTCGGCCCCGCGCACGTCATGACCTGTGCGCATGTCATCGAAGACATGAGCGTGTTCCACATCAATTCGCTGGACGGCCGCTACAAGGCCGAGCCGGTGGTGATCGACCGCCGCAACGACATCGCATTGCTGCGCGTGCAGGGCGCTCCGCTGTTGTCTCCGGTTACATTCCGGGACGGGCAGGGCTGCGAGCCGGGTGATAACGTGGCGGTTCTGGGCTATCCGCTGGCATCGATTTCCGGTGGCGGGTTGCAGGTGACCCAAGGCGGGATTTCCGGCTTGTTCGGCCTGCACAACGACGCCAGCCTGTTCCAGTTCACCGCGCCCATACAGCCGGGCTCCAGTGGCAGCCCGCTGTTCGATAACGGTGGCGGGGTGATCGGCATGGTGACGTCCACCGTGCCGGACGGGCAGAACATGAATTTCGCGGTCAAGTCCGCATTATTGTTGTCCTTTCTACAGGCCTGCCGCATCGACGCGCCGCACGCCCGTCCGGAAAGGTCGTACACCACGACAGAAATCTCACGCATCGCCCAGTCATCGTTATGGCTCGTTGAAGCCTCACGTCAATGA
- a CDS encoding phosphoribosyltransferase domain-containing protein, whose product MDSSAAFSNPTKLRADLLRGRLDVSVDSSTIAPDSLFGFAERRNPKRAFLFVSRVLGRHIPARPSVMLKSFQDLAHKIPTDLPGPVLIIGMAETAVGLGAGVHRAYSATRPDALYLVSTRHPTGTELFARFEEEHSHASAHLIHLPTDPALRDMMLNARSLVLVDDEASTGKTFINLHQSLVAAGLSNIERVVTCVLTDWSAGAVSTSMGALAEQVSLLQGSYSFDEDVSAPLPDMPEVGTVAMGDWPLVTANDWGRMGVLSVADTLAPGLTVSKSERVLVVGTSEFVWRPFLLAERLERAGSDVHFSSTSRSPIALGHAIDHALSFADNYGLGIPNFLYNVRPGQFDRVLICTETPKQAVPAELIEALNAEVICDE is encoded by the coding sequence ATGGACAGCAGCGCAGCTTTTTCCAATCCTACAAAGCTTCGTGCTGATCTGCTTCGTGGTCGTCTCGATGTCAGCGTCGATTCGTCCACCATTGCCCCGGATTCACTGTTCGGCTTCGCTGAACGGCGCAACCCCAAGCGCGCGTTTCTATTTGTCTCGCGAGTGCTGGGGCGACACATTCCGGCGCGCCCGAGCGTCATGCTCAAGAGTTTTCAGGACCTGGCCCACAAGATTCCGACAGACCTGCCCGGCCCGGTGCTGATCATCGGCATGGCGGAAACGGCCGTCGGTCTCGGCGCTGGTGTGCACCGGGCCTACAGCGCAACGCGCCCCGATGCGCTGTACCTGGTCAGCACCCGCCACCCGACCGGCACCGAATTGTTCGCCCGTTTCGAAGAAGAACACAGCCACGCCAGCGCCCATCTGATTCATCTGCCCACCGACCCGGCACTGCGCGACATGATGCTCAACGCCCGTTCGCTGGTGCTGGTCGACGATGAGGCTTCCACGGGCAAGACCTTCATCAATCTCCACCAGTCGCTGGTCGCGGCCGGTTTGAGCAACATCGAGCGCGTGGTGACCTGCGTGCTGACCGACTGGTCAGCGGGCGCGGTCAGCACGTCGATGGGGGCGTTGGCCGAACAGGTGTCGCTGTTGCAGGGCTCTTATTCCTTCGACGAAGACGTCAGCGCGCCATTGCCGGACATGCCGGAAGTCGGCACCGTCGCGATGGGCGACTGGCCATTGGTCACCGCCAACGACTGGGGGCGCATGGGCGTGTTGTCGGTTGCCGATACGCTGGCACCGGGCCTGACGGTCAGCAAGAGTGAACGGGTGTTGGTGGTCGGCACCAGTGAGTTTGTCTGGCGTCCGTTTCTACTCGCCGAACGTCTGGAGAGAGCCGGCTCTGATGTGCACTTCAGTTCCACCAGCCGTTCACCGATTGCGCTGGGGCATGCCATCGATCACGCGTTGTCGTTCGCGGATAACTACGGGCTGGGCATTCCCAACTTTCTGTATAACGTGCGCCCGGGTCAGTTCGATCGGGTGCTGATCTGCACCGAGACGCCGAAGCAGGCCGTGCCTGCCGAGCTGATCGAAGCACTGAACGCTGAGGTCATCTGCGATGAGTAA
- a CDS encoding ATP-grasp domain-containing protein, whose translation MIWFLEGQASQRDVIIGARDALPESVRIIASHRQQRSEITGLADVALQEPLDNQERIDWVLENARSLGVKVIVAGRVGGLYEAQRARFIAEGLDLVTGGTSPQTFMDVDNKGRFTAAAEAAGLACIPAITACNAEELQAAYATLSVSGEVCIKPVVGIYGQGFWRFKTDVDDFRCFAHPDERETTFKAYLDAYRQAEDLPAMLLMPYMPGSECSVDIVCEGGKAVAFVGRRKEGLNQTFECDSEAVQLAVRAAEHFACDGLINVQTRDDADGKPRLLEINPRYSGGIGYTRHAGVNLLGIFAARRLGLKEPETHWLEDIRIKAITVAVRATV comes from the coding sequence ATGATTTGGTTCCTTGAAGGGCAAGCCAGCCAGCGCGACGTGATTATCGGTGCGCGTGATGCCTTGCCTGAGTCGGTGCGCATTATCGCTTCTCATCGTCAGCAGCGCTCTGAAATTACCGGTCTGGCTGATGTGGCGTTGCAAGAGCCGCTCGATAACCAGGAACGGATCGACTGGGTGCTGGAAAACGCACGCTCGCTGGGCGTCAAGGTCATTGTTGCCGGGCGGGTGGGCGGTCTCTATGAAGCGCAGCGTGCGCGTTTCATTGCCGAGGGGTTGGACCTCGTGACGGGTGGAACGTCCCCGCAAACCTTCATGGATGTCGACAACAAGGGTCGTTTCACCGCGGCGGCCGAGGCGGCGGGGCTGGCTTGCATACCGGCGATCACTGCGTGCAATGCCGAAGAGCTGCAAGCGGCTTACGCGACGCTGTCGGTGTCTGGCGAAGTCTGCATCAAGCCGGTGGTCGGGATTTACGGCCAGGGCTTTTGGCGCTTCAAGACGGACGTCGATGATTTTCGCTGTTTCGCTCACCCGGATGAGCGCGAAACGACGTTCAAGGCGTACCTTGATGCTTATCGCCAGGCCGAAGATCTGCCCGCGATGCTGCTGATGCCTTACATGCCGGGCAGTGAATGTTCAGTGGACATCGTGTGCGAGGGCGGCAAGGCGGTAGCGTTCGTCGGCCGACGCAAGGAAGGCTTGAACCAGACCTTCGAGTGCGACAGCGAAGCGGTACAACTGGCGGTGCGCGCGGCCGAGCATTTTGCCTGTGACGGGCTGATCAATGTACAGACCCGCGACGACGCTGACGGCAAGCCGCGTTTGCTGGAGATCAACCCGCGTTACTCGGGCGGCATCGGTTATACGCGCCATGCTGGCGTCAATCTGCTAGGTATTTTCGCTGCGCGGCGTCTTGGGCTGAAAGAACCGGAAACACATTGGCTGGAAGATATCCGGATCAAGGCGATCACCGTCGCTGTACGGGCCACGGTTTGA
- a CDS encoding DUF1523 family protein: MKWLKRSIWLVVFVALGIGALSLYYVLPRHDVVMITGVEVKRMDADGVINAENPADGPTRDVYFINTEDPDTKKVVVYRNEDTGWSFPWYFKFDSADIQAKAQGYSRDAQQLALIRYYGWRITILSMFPNVTEIEAVTSRDQPFPIFNAIFFVVIGLLVVMVVVGVRKRIRRQPRVDGVAR, encoded by the coding sequence ATGAAGTGGCTTAAAAGGTCGATTTGGCTTGTGGTATTCGTTGCACTGGGGATCGGCGCATTAAGCCTCTACTACGTTCTGCCGCGTCATGATGTCGTGATGATCACCGGTGTGGAAGTCAAAAGAATGGACGCCGACGGTGTTATCAACGCCGAAAACCCGGCAGACGGCCCGACCCGCGACGTGTACTTCATCAACACTGAAGACCCGGACACCAAGAAAGTCGTGGTTTACCGCAACGAAGACACCGGCTGGAGCTTCCCGTGGTACTTCAAATTCGACTCCGCCGACATCCAGGCCAAAGCCCAGGGCTATTCGCGTGATGCTCAGCAACTGGCGTTGATTCGCTATTACGGCTGGCGGATAACGATCCTGTCGATGTTTCCCAACGTGACGGAGATTGAAGCGGTCACCAGTCGTGATCAACCGTTCCCGATATTCAACGCGATCTTTTTTGTGGTGATTGGGTTACTGGTGGTTATGGTGGTGGTTGGCGTGCGCAAACGGATCCGCAGGCAGCCGCGGGTTGATGGGGTGGCGAGGTAA